The Anopheles coluzzii chromosome 2, AcolN3, whole genome shotgun sequence genome window below encodes:
- the LOC125908345 gene encoding uncharacterized protein LOC125908345, with the protein MARFPVVLDTAEHRAAATADTVAPAAVPSLATAAMGSRLHTTHCSRISRATAHSAPARALQHVIGEAAIPPQLEPSNTNSNAQVASAAAPQHVIGEVAFPPRLEPCSTSSVKQQSRRSSSPASPTATRKLLRLPHLSTSSTRSQSRQGSSPPHHRQPAGCFDCSTAACHRRGRIPAAARAPHHQRRHVSRLGCNAAASHHRRRHIPPHLQQTQHVQPETPSLWPAIAVAGHGPAGVAATLQPEDSERGIIAAAPGQRCTIADAPEDSERGIIAAAPGQQLIINSRNSRNANAASSQLPREHERSSITIPTTYHRSKGVTTLVFRCGIPPASVRPFGY; encoded by the exons atggcacggTTCCCTGTGGTTTTGGATACCGCGGAACATcgggccgccgccaccgcagACACCGTGGCCCCGGCTGCTGTCCCATCACTGGCGACCGCTGCAATGGGCAGCCGGCTACACACCACCCACTGCAGCCGCATATCAAGGGCGACGGCACATTCCGCCCCGGCTCGAGCCCTGCAGCACGTCATCGGCGAAGCAGCTATCCCGCCGCAGCTCGAGCccagcaacaccaacagcaacgcGCAAGTTGCTTCGGCTGCAGCACCGCAGCACGTCATCGGCGAGGTCGCATTCCCGCCCCGGCTCGAGCCCTGCAGCACATCATCGGTGAAGCAGCAATCCCGCCGCAGCTCGAGCCCCGCATCACCAACAGCAACGCGCAAGTTGCTTCGGCTGCCGCACCTCAGCACATCATCGACGAGGTCGCAATCCCGCCAAGGCTCGAGTCCGCCTCATCATCGGCAACCCGCAGGTTGCTTTGACTGCAGCACGGCAGCATGTCATCGGCGAGGTCGCATTCCCGCCGCGGCTCGAGCCCCGCATCACCAACGGCGACACGTAAGTCGCCTCGGCTGCAACGCAGCAGCCTCGCATCATAGGCGACGACACATTCCGCCTCACCTGCAGCAAACCCAGCACGTCCAGCCAGAGACGCCATCGCTGTGGCCGGCCATTGCTGTCGCCGGTCATGGCCCTGCCG GCGTAGCAGCGACGCTACAACCCGAGGACAGCGAACGCGGCATCATCGCCGCCGCCCCGGGACAACGGTGCACCATAGCAGACGCTCCCGAGGACAGCGAACGCGGCATCATCGCCGCCGCCCCGGGACAACAGCTCATCATCAACAGTCGCAACTCGCGGAACGCGAACGCGGCATCATCGCAGCTGCCCCGGGAACATgagcgcagcagcatcacgaTTCCCACTACGTACCATCGGTCGAAGGGTGTCACCACGCTGGTATTCCGTTGTGGAATACCACCCGCGTCGGTTCGACCCTTCGGTTAttaa
- the LOC120951444 gene encoding 39S ribosomal protein L18, mitochondrial, with translation MAGSAKQIFSKIQQTNNVSKGTLYVVNRNPRNLERLRLAYKVDGYHLERPVRNFWHRLELNASKKYVTAKLVHFVNGPVIECSTNEWALKRHLYKGNDFTAFITLGKVFASRCLDAGLTEVRCDFIPSTGKKVDLFLRTVEESGICLKEPNRIRPAYSWDMHRPEKPWEVME, from the exons ATGGCGGGTAGTGCAAAACAAATCTTTTCTAAAATTCAACAAACTAATAATGTTTCTAAGGGTACCTTGTACGTAGTTAATAGGAACCCCAGAAATCTCGAACGATTAAGACTAGCATACAAAGTGGACGGATATCATCTAGAAAGACCCGTTCGAAACTTCTGGCATAG GTTGGAGCTAAATGCTAGCAAAAAATACGTTACAGCTAAATTGGTTCACTTTGTAAACGGACCAGTGATCGAATGTAGCACTAATGAATGGGCTCTGAAGCGGCATCTGTACAAAGGAAATGACTTCACGGCGTTCATTACGCTGGGAAAAGTATTCGCCTCGCGTTGCTTGGATGCTGGACTAACCGAGGTGCGATGTGATTTTATACCGTCAACCGGAAAGAAGGTGGACCTTTTCCTACGCACTGTCGAAGAGAGTGGTATTTGTCTCAAGGAACCGAATAGAATTCGCCCGGCGTATTCTTGGGATATGCACCGACCCGAAAAGCCGTGGGAAGTGATGGAGTAA
- the LOC120948825 gene encoding probable arginine--tRNA ligase, cytoplasmic, with product MADFDSATKCIRNIEKEILLLQSEVLKTREGLGLEDDNVELKKLMEENTRLKHRLEIVQSAIVQEGGSIASSDSGNQSIVGELQQVFTEAIQKAFPSVLVEAVITISSSPKFGDYQCNSAMQIAQHLKQLSVKSSPREVAQKLVAELQKPIPCVDRLEIAGAGYVNIFLSRSYGEQRIMSILRHGIVVPLIEKKRVIVDFSSPNVAKEMHVGHLRSTIIGDSICRFLEYLGHDVLRINHIGDWGTQFGMLIAHLQDRFPNFQTESPPISDLQAFYKESKVRFDSDEVFKKRAYECVVKLQSGELSYLKAWNLICDVSRKEFQTIYNRLDVKLVERGESFYQSRMEKIVEELKQDGFLEEDEGRLIMWGENRAGIPLTIVKSDGGFTYDTSDMAAIKQRLQEEKADWLIYVTDAGQATHFQTIFSCAKRAKILQESKHRVDHVGFGVVLGEDGKKFKTRSGDTVKLTELLNEGLRRAMEKLVQKERNLVLTQEELVAAQESVAYGCIKYADLSHNRNNEYVFSFDKMLEDKGNTAVYLLYAYTRIRSIARKCGGDFANDMQKVIDSTVIKLDHEKEWKLAKVLLRFTDVMLLIMKNLSLHHLCEFVYEICTAFSEFYDSCYCIEKNKQGEIITVYPSRVLLCEATSKVLEKCFDILGLKPVHKI from the exons ATGGCTGACTTCGATAGTGCCACTAAATGTATCAGaaacattgaaaaagaaaTTCTTCTCTTGCAATCCGAAGTTTTGAAGACTCGTGAGGGGCTTGGGCTGGAAGATGATAACGTGGAACTTAAAAAGTTAATGGAGGAAAACACGAGATTAAAACATCGTTTGGAGATAGTGCAATCG GCTATTGTACAGGAAGGCGGATCAATCGCATCCTCCGATTCTGGCAACCAATCCATTGTTGGCGAACTGCAGCAAGTATTTACCGAAGCCATTCAAAAAGCTTTTCCAAGTGTGTTGGTTGAGGCGGTTATTACTATTTCGTCATCCCCCAAGTTTGGCGATTATCAATGCAATAGTGCTATGCAGATTGCGCAGCATTTGAAGCAGTTATCTGTTAAATCGTCGCCACGTGAAGTGGCCCAAAAACTGGTAGCTGAATTGCAAAAACCAATACCTTGTGTCGATAGATTAGAAATCGCTGGAGCGGGATACGTTAACATTTTCCTGTCTAG ATCTTATGGAGAACAACGCATTATGAGCATCTTGAGGCATGGGATTGTGGTACCATTAATAGAAAAGAAACGTGTGATAGTCGATTTTTCCTCGCCTAACGTAGCGAAAGAAATGCATGTCGGTCATTTACGTTCGACCATCATTGGTGATTCAATTTGTCGATTTTTGGAATATCTCGGACACGATGTGCTTCGTATTAACCATATCGGAGACTGGGGAACGCAATTTGGTATGTTAATTGCTCATTTGCAGGACCGTTTCCCTAATTTCCAAACCGAGTCCCCGCCTATCAGCGATTTGCAAGCATTTTACAAGGAGTCAAAGGTCCGATTTGACAGCGATGAAGTATTTAAAAAGCGTGCCTACGAATGTGTAGTCAAACTGCAAAGTGGAGAGCTGAGTTATTTGAAGGCCTGGAATCTAATTTGCGATGTTTCACGCAAAGAATTCCAAACCATCTACAACAGATTGGATGTGAAACTAGTTGAACGTGGTGAATCGTTTTATCAAAGCAGAATGGAAAAAATCGTAGAAGAACTTAAGCAGGATGGGTTCCTTGAAGAAGACGAAGGCCGTCTTATCATGTGGGGCGAAAATCGCGCTGGAATTCCTTTAACCATCGTAAAATCAGACGGAGGATTTACATATGATACTTCGGATATGGCCGCCATCAAACAACGCTTGCAAGAAGAAAAGGCTGATTGGTTGATATATGTAACTGACGCTGGGCAGGCGACtcatttccaaacaattttttCTTGTGCAAAACGAGCCAAAATCCTACAAGAGAGCAAACATCGTGTGGATCACGTCGGATTTGGTGTGGTGCTAGGCGAAGATGGTAAAAAATTCAAGACTCGTTCTGGCGATACGGTGAAATTGACAGAACTTCTCAATGAAGGTTTGAGGAGGGCTATGGAAAAACTAGTTCAGAAGGAAAGGAACTTAGTGCTCACACAAGAGGAGCTAGTTGCAGCACAAGAATCAGTCGCCTACGGTTGTATTAAATATGCGGATCTGTCGCATAATCGTAACAACGAATATGTGTTCTCCTTCGATAAG ATGCTGGAGGACAAAGGAAATACTGCCGTGTATCTGTTGTATGCCTATACCCGCATTCGTTCTATTGCAAGAAAATGTGGCGGAGATTTTGCAAATGACATGCAAAAGGTGATCGATTCCACAGTTATTAAATTAGATCATGAAAAGGAATGGAAACTCGCCAAGGTGTTGCTTCGTTTTACCGACGTTATGTTATTGATCATGAAAAATCTATCGTTACATCATCTTTGTGAGTTTGTGTACGAAATATGCACTGCTTTTAGTGAGTTTTATGACAGTTGTTATTGCATCGAAAAAAATAAGCAAG GTGAAATTATTACTGTTTATCCCTCTCGCGTCTTGCTATGCGAAGCAACATCAAAGGTGCTGGAAAAATGTTTCGATATTTTAGGACTGAAGCCTGTGCATAAAATATAA
- the LOC120951445 gene encoding cytochrome b-c1 complex subunit 9: MKLLNNLLLKRTSTYLVGIAGAVFFFERGFDMITDTIFESHNKGKLWKDIKHKYEQ, from the exons ATGAAGCTGCTGAACAATTTGCTGTTGAAGCGCACCTCCACTTACCTGGTCGGAATTGCGGGAGCTGTATTTTTCTTCGAGCGCGGCTTCGATATGATAACAGATACCATTTTCGAATCCCACAACAAAGGG AAATTATGGAAAGACATTAAGCACAAATACGAGCAGTAA